In the Tepidimicrobium xylanilyticum genome, one interval contains:
- the potA gene encoding spermidine/putrescine ABC transporter ATP-binding protein: protein MDKTHIIDLKNISMEYDGTKVLDNINFYIRKNEFLTLLGPSGCGKTTTLRIIGGFEQPTEGKVIFEGRDITTLPPYERQINTVFQKYALFPHMNVFENIAFGLKIKKIPVDEIKKRVKEMLRLVNLSGYENRSIDSLSGGQQQRVAIARALVNEPKVLLLDEPLGALDLKLRKDMQVELKNMQKRVGITFVYVTHDQEEALTMSDTIVVMDKGVIQQIGTPVDIYNEPKNVFVAKFIGESNIVDGIMHDDFVVEFANQVFKCVDKGFEKKEKVDVVIRPEDLEIVPLEEGQLRGVVTSVTFKGVHYEMIVKDGNIDWMIHSTIMKPAGTEIGMRVLPENIHIMKKVMEG from the coding sequence ATGGATAAGACACACATTATTGATTTAAAGAACATATCAATGGAATACGATGGGACCAAGGTTCTTGACAATATCAATTTTTATATACGAAAAAATGAATTTTTAACCCTATTAGGTCCCAGTGGATGTGGTAAAACGACTACTTTAAGGATAATAGGAGGTTTTGAGCAACCAACGGAAGGCAAGGTCATATTTGAAGGAAGGGACATAACAACCTTACCCCCATATGAGAGGCAAATTAATACTGTATTTCAAAAATACGCACTGTTTCCTCACATGAATGTATTTGAGAATATAGCTTTTGGATTGAAGATAAAAAAGATACCAGTGGATGAAATAAAGAAAAGAGTTAAGGAAATGCTAAGATTAGTAAACCTATCTGGTTATGAAAATAGATCTATCGATTCCTTAAGTGGTGGACAACAACAGAGGGTTGCCATAGCAAGGGCTTTAGTGAATGAACCAAAGGTTTTGCTTTTAGATGAACCTTTAGGAGCATTAGATTTAAAGCTTAGAAAGGATATGCAGGTTGAGCTGAAAAATATGCAGAAGAGGGTAGGAATTACATTCGTTTATGTAACTCATGATCAAGAGGAAGCTCTTACTATGTCAGATACTATTGTAGTAATGGATAAAGGTGTGATTCAGCAGATAGGGACTCCAGTTGATATATATAATGAACCTAAAAATGTATTCGTAGCTAAATTTATTGGTGAAAGCAATATAGTAGATGGAATCATGCATGATGACTTTGTAGTAGAGTTTGCAAATCAGGTATTTAAATGTGTAGATAAGGGATTTGAAAAAAAGGAAAAAGTAGACGTAGTTATTCGCCCAGAAGATTTGGAAATAGTTCCATTAGAAGAGGGGCAATTAAGAGGAGTAGTAACATCTGTGACATTTAAGGGAGTTCACTATGAAATGATAGTTAAAGATGGAAATATAGATTGGATGATTCACAGTACTATTATGAAGCCAGCTGGAACAGAAATAGGCATGAGGGTATTACCTGAGAATATCCACATAATGAAGAAGGTGATGGAAGGATGA
- a CDS encoding helix-turn-helix domain-containing protein produces the protein MKIGEKIRRLRVQNSLTQEELADRCELTKGFISQVERDLTSPSIATLVDILEGLGTNLRDFFSEIEDEKIVFSKEDAFVTENEDYKYTLKWIVPNAQKNVMEPILLELEPEGRTKEDSPHEGEEFGYVIKGSVILHLGSEKHKVRKGESFYFKANSNHYLQNPGKTKAVILWVSSPPSF, from the coding sequence GTGAAAATTGGTGAGAAAATAAGACGCCTTCGAGTTCAAAACTCCCTAACTCAAGAGGAGTTGGCGGATAGATGTGAGTTGACTAAAGGTTTTATATCTCAAGTAGAAAGAGATTTAACTTCTCCATCTATTGCCACACTGGTGGACATATTGGAAGGGTTAGGTACTAATTTAAGGGACTTTTTTAGCGAAATAGAAGACGAAAAAATTGTATTTTCAAAAGAAGATGCCTTTGTTACTGAAAATGAAGATTATAAATATACTTTGAAATGGATAGTGCCAAATGCTCAAAAAAATGTTATGGAACCAATCCTTTTGGAATTGGAACCAGAGGGAAGGACTAAGGAAGACTCACCCCATGAGGGTGAAGAATTTGGATATGTAATAAAGGGAAGTGTTATACTACATCTAGGAAGCGAGAAACATAAAGTGAGGAAAGGAGAAAGCTTCTATTTTAAAGCAAATTCTAATCACTATTTACAAAATCCAGGAAAAACGAAAGCAGTTATACTTTGGGTAAGTTCACCGCCAAGTTTCTAA
- a CDS encoding alpha/beta fold hydrolase, producing MYVYAKGEGENTIVLLLGLGAAVPALDFEPLLNELAKNNRVVVVELFGYGWSDVTNKERTVENIVEEIRLALKEAGIKGPYILMPHSISGIYSAYYANKYPYEVKAFIGIDAALPKVTEYFNESVPTLPKILKYIAPNGIARLMIYINSEDFLPIAKEKLIPKKI from the coding sequence ATGTATGTTTATGCAAAAGGAGAAGGAGAAAATACGATTGTTCTATTACTTGGCTTGGGTGCAGCAGTACCTGCGTTGGATTTTGAACCATTGCTAAATGAGTTGGCTAAGAATAATAGAGTTGTAGTGGTAGAGCTCTTTGGATATGGCTGGAGTGATGTAACCAATAAGGAACGAACGGTGGAGAACATAGTTGAAGAAATAAGATTGGCATTAAAGGAAGCAGGTATAAAAGGACCATATATATTAATGCCACATTCAATTTCTGGAATTTATAGTGCATATTATGCTAATAAATATCCTTATGAAGTTAAGGCCTTTATAGGGATTGATGCTGCTTTGCCAAAAGTTACAGAATATTTTAATGAATCTGTTCCAACACTACCTAAAATTTTAAAATATATTGCACCAAATGGAATTGCAAGATTGATGATATATATAAATTCAGAAGATTTTCTACCTATAGCTAAAGAAAAACTTATTCCAAAGAAAATTTAA
- a CDS encoding metal ABC transporter permease produces the protein MLSYEFMQKSFIMGIMIALIAPTIGYFLVLRRQSIVGDTLSHVALSGVAFGMITNFYPVYTAILFSIIAALGIEGLRRRFKNYAELSLAIILSAGIGLASVLISLGNTQGILSYLFGSLALVSNQDILLVILLGAVVFITIIILYQDLFYITFDEESAFLAGVPNGFINIYFSILVALTVAISMRIVGILLISSLMILPVAGGLLVSTSFKSGLIYSNLFGLLSVILGLTTSFYLDLAPGGAIVLSALFILIIIIGLQYFKNKLGKLS, from the coding sequence ATGTTATCATACGAATTCATGCAGAAATCTTTTATAATGGGAATTATGATAGCTTTAATCGCACCAACAATAGGTTACTTCTTAGTTCTTAGAAGGCAATCTATAGTAGGTGACACTCTGTCCCATGTAGCTCTTTCGGGAGTAGCCTTTGGTATGATTACCAATTTTTATCCTGTATATACAGCAATTTTGTTTTCAATAATTGCTGCACTAGGAATAGAAGGATTGAGAAGGAGATTTAAAAATTATGCTGAATTATCCTTAGCCATAATACTTTCCGCTGGAATTGGCTTAGCTTCTGTATTGATCAGTTTAGGTAACACCCAAGGGATACTATCCTATTTATTTGGCAGTCTTGCCCTAGTATCCAATCAGGATATTCTATTAGTAATTTTACTGGGGGCGGTAGTTTTTATTACCATTATTATTCTCTATCAGGATCTGTTCTATATAACCTTTGACGAAGAAAGTGCTTTTTTGGCTGGGGTACCAAATGGATTCATTAACATATATTTTTCGATTTTAGTGGCATTAACTGTGGCTATTTCCATGAGAATTGTAGGGATATTATTAATATCATCATTGATGATACTTCCCGTTGCTGGTGGACTATTGGTGTCTACTAGTTTTAAATCTGGACTCATATATTCCAACTTGTTTGGGCTCTTATCTGTTATACTAGGATTAACCACATCCTTTTATCTGGATTTAGCTCCTGGAGGAGCCATAGTACTATCAGCTTTATTTATACTTATTATTATAATAGGGTTGCAATATTTTAAAAATAAGCTTGGAAAGTTATCATAG
- a CDS encoding metal ABC transporter ATP-binding protein: MTKTIVSVSNLSFSYGDNKVLEDVSFNIDEGDFAGIIGANGSAKTTLLKLMVGLLKPDKGSVELMGKAVKNFKEYKSIGYISQNVRDFNPMFPATVKEVVAANLYDYGGFFRRIKKKDTEKIYKALEIVEMESFINKKIGDLSGGQKQRVFIARALVNEPKILFMDEPLVGVDVASQTKFYSLIEKINRDYNITLVMVSHDIGIIFEKVNKILCLANGKVFTHNTNQTICLEMLKDVFGNDMNILLHKH; encoded by the coding sequence ATGACTAAAACTATAGTTAGTGTGAGCAATTTAAGTTTTAGCTATGGAGATAATAAAGTATTGGAAGATGTTAGCTTTAATATAGATGAAGGGGATTTTGCTGGGATTATTGGTGCCAATGGCTCTGCCAAAACTACTCTTTTAAAACTAATGGTAGGTTTACTTAAACCAGACAAAGGTTCAGTAGAGTTAATGGGTAAAGCGGTTAAGAACTTCAAGGAGTATAAAAGCATAGGCTATATTTCACAAAACGTTCGAGATTTTAACCCAATGTTTCCTGCCACTGTTAAAGAAGTAGTGGCAGCTAATCTTTATGATTATGGAGGCTTTTTTAGAAGAATTAAAAAAAAGGATACTGAAAAAATCTATAAAGCTTTGGAAATAGTTGAGATGGAGTCGTTTATTAACAAAAAGATAGGCGATCTTTCGGGAGGACAAAAACAAAGGGTTTTTATTGCTAGAGCTTTAGTTAATGAACCTAAAATACTTTTTATGGATGAACCCTTGGTAGGAGTAGATGTAGCTTCACAGACTAAGTTTTATAGTCTAATAGAGAAAATAAATAGGGATTATAATATTACCTTAGTAATGGTATCCCATGATATAGGAATTATATTTGAAAAGGTAAATAAAATATTATGTCTAGCAAATGGGAAAGTATTTACCCATAACACAAACCAGACCATTTGTTTAGAGATGTTGAAAGATGTTTTTGGTAACGATATGAATATATTGTTGCATAAACACTAG
- a CDS encoding metal ABC transporter substrate-binding protein: MKRIIMIIIVLSIFVTGCERKEEIAQVLDGKPIVYTSFYPLYFLANEIGKAKIDLRVVIPNGVDSHHYEPSLNQLKDIEKAHLFIYNGLDFESWTEKLIDTIIDKDKTLNASEYVELIQIDGHMDPHIWLSPHNMKIIGEKIKDRLIQIDKENKDYYEENYSILSDRLEALDRDYKEVLNEKKRDTILVSHAAFSYMGERYGFKQISVAGISPEQEPSPKTIAEIIDLVKEDGFEYIFLETLASPKTVDIIANEADLKVLILNPIEGLTEEEEAKGEDYISIMEENLKNLKKALVD, from the coding sequence ATGAAAAGGATTATTATGATTATAATTGTATTATCAATTTTTGTAACAGGCTGTGAAAGAAAGGAAGAAATTGCACAAGTATTAGATGGGAAGCCAATAGTTTATACTTCTTTTTACCCTCTGTATTTTTTAGCAAATGAGATAGGGAAAGCAAAAATAGATTTAAGAGTGGTGATTCCAAATGGAGTAGATTCACATCACTATGAACCTTCCCTAAATCAGTTAAAGGATATTGAAAAGGCCCATCTATTTATATATAATGGATTGGATTTTGAAAGCTGGACTGAGAAATTAATAGATACCATAATAGATAAAGACAAGACCTTGAATGCCAGCGAATATGTAGAACTAATCCAAATAGATGGGCATATGGACCCTCATATATGGCTTAGCCCTCATAATATGAAAATAATAGGAGAAAAGATAAAGGATAGATTAATCCAAATTGATAAGGAAAACAAGGACTATTATGAAGAAAACTATTCCATCCTGTCTGATAGGTTGGAAGCATTAGATAGAGATTATAAGGAAGTATTAAATGAGAAAAAAAGGGATACTATTTTAGTATCTCATGCGGCTTTTTCATACATGGGGGAAAGGTATGGGTTTAAGCAAATATCTGTTGCAGGTATTAGCCCTGAACAGGAACCAAGCCCCAAAACTATTGCTGAAATTATAGATTTAGTAAAAGAAGATGGATTTGAATACATTTTTTTGGAAACTTTGGCTAGTCCAAAGACGGTAGATATAATTGCTAATGAGGCTGATCTTAAAGTTTTAATTTTAAATCCTATTGAAGGATTAACTGAAGAAGAAGAGGCTAAAGGCGAAGATTATATCTCTATTATGGAGGAAAATCTTAAAAATTTAAAAAAGGCATTGGTGGATTGA
- a CDS encoding TPM domain-containing protein: MKNKKILILFLSILLIFIGSCTFEVNIQLPEPSYSFYVYDEANIIDGQVEQYIIDTNKDLYKKTGAQIVVATVLDLRGMDINRFASELFEKWGIGSREYDNGLLILVVPEDREIWIEVGYGLEGALPDSKIGNIINGYIIPYFKESDYSTGILSGFNEIINEVEEEYNIQLARGDINWDIYYIPEDYIEENPFNGLKTIVLLVGIILFLFVDFKFFNGFLTYSLFRGSRFGGSSSTSRGRRSSGGGGRSGGGGARGRW; encoded by the coding sequence ATGAAAAATAAAAAAATTTTAATATTATTCCTATCTATTTTACTCATTTTTATTGGCAGTTGTACATTTGAAGTAAATATCCAATTACCAGAACCTAGCTATTCCTTTTATGTTTATGATGAAGCGAATATTATAGATGGTCAGGTTGAGCAATATATCATAGACACCAATAAGGACTTGTACAAAAAAACTGGAGCTCAAATAGTTGTAGCTACAGTATTGGATTTAAGGGGGATGGATATTAATCGATTTGCTAGTGAATTATTCGAAAAATGGGGTATAGGTAGTAGGGAATACGATAATGGTTTACTTATTTTAGTAGTACCAGAGGATAGGGAAATTTGGATAGAAGTAGGATATGGACTGGAGGGTGCATTACCCGACAGTAAAATTGGGAATATTATAAATGGCTATATAATACCGTATTTTAAGGAAAGTGACTATTCTACAGGTATATTATCAGGTTTTAATGAAATAATTAATGAAGTAGAGGAAGAATATAATATCCAATTGGCAAGAGGAGATATAAATTGGGATATATATTATATCCCAGAGGATTATATTGAAGAAAATCCATTTAATGGTTTGAAAACTATTGTTTTACTTGTAGGGATAATATTATTTCTATTTGTTGATTTTAAGTTCTTCAATGGATTTTTGACTTATTCCTTGTTTAGAGGTAGTAGGTTTGGAGGTTCAAGTTCCACCAGTAGAGGAAGGCGTTCCTCTGGCGGAGGGGGAAGATCTGGAGGAGGAGGAGCAAGAGGCCGATGGTAA
- a CDS encoding LemA family protein, which translates to MGKKLIIPIIILVLIAVFLGGTYNRLVEGDERVKSAWAQVENQLKRRADLIPNLVEVVKGYAEHEKEVLTGITEARTKFNSANTPQEYAEANAEFNRAITNLYAVVENYPELKANQNFTELQYELAGTENRIATERMRYNEEVEKFNRTIRRFPTNIIANIFGFEQWQYFEIDQEETEVPEVNF; encoded by the coding sequence ATGGGGAAAAAATTAATAATACCTATCATAATATTGGTTTTGATAGCAGTATTTTTGGGAGGAACTTATAATAGATTGGTTGAGGGAGATGAAAGAGTAAAAAGTGCTTGGGCACAGGTTGAAAACCAATTAAAGCGAAGAGCTGATTTGATACCTAATTTAGTTGAAGTTGTAAAGGGCTATGCAGAACATGAAAAAGAAGTATTAACAGGCATTACTGAGGCGAGAACAAAATTTAACTCAGCTAATACTCCTCAGGAATATGCAGAGGCCAATGCAGAATTTAATAGAGCCATAACCAACTTATATGCAGTAGTAGAAAACTATCCTGAGCTTAAAGCAAATCAAAATTTCACAGAATTACAATATGAACTTGCAGGAACTGAAAATAGGATTGCAACAGAACGAATGAGATATAATGAAGAGGTTGAAAAATTCAATAGGACTATAAGGAGATTTCCAACTAATATAATAGCCAATATATTTGGATTTGAGCAATGGCAATATTTTGAAATAGACCAAGAAGAGACAGAAGTTCCTGAAGTAAACTTCTAG
- a CDS encoding radical SAM protein: protein MGAVKQLISSKVISEGLRYIEKDPMENMPKLLDWAEKIIVRDNHKRMLETFRKVVDDPESNWYKLIERYFDELSPETRKKFLINYMVNAGMVGIPIQYKMMEKYNCNVPWAILIDPTSACNLNCTGCWAAEYDRTDSLSYEILDRVIREGKNLGIYMYIFSGGEPLVRKKDLIKLAKEHSDCSFLSFTNATLVDEELAKTLGEIGNFGLAISVEGFEEETDMRRGKGTYKKVIEAMDLLKKAGVVFGFSTCYHRNNTYSIATEEYIDFLIEKGCMFGWYFTYIPIGKDAVVDLMVTPEQREYMYHQIRYLRTKKPIFLLDFWNDGEYVHGCIAGGKRYIHINANGDVEPCAFIHYANVNIKNVSLIEALQSPLFMEYKENMPFNKNHLRPCPLLDNPEKLKNMVNRSKAYSTQPIDREDVEDLVLKTEEAARAWAETADRLWRKHLEEKEKKLAKV, encoded by the coding sequence ATGGGAGCTGTAAAACAGCTTATTAGTTCTAAAGTAATAAGCGAAGGACTTAGGTATATTGAAAAGGATCCCATGGAGAATATGCCTAAATTGTTAGATTGGGCAGAAAAGATTATTGTCAGAGATAACCACAAAAGGATGTTAGAAACCTTTAGAAAGGTAGTAGATGACCCTGAAAGCAATTGGTATAAACTGATTGAAAGGTATTTTGACGAGTTGTCTCCTGAAACCAGGAAGAAATTTTTAATAAACTATATGGTGAATGCTGGGATGGTTGGTATTCCGATTCAGTATAAGATGATGGAAAAATACAATTGTAATGTACCCTGGGCCATTTTAATCGACCCTACCAGTGCTTGTAATTTAAATTGTACTGGATGTTGGGCAGCTGAATACGACAGGACTGACTCTTTAAGCTATGAAATATTGGATAGAGTTATTAGGGAAGGTAAAAATTTGGGGATATATATGTATATATTTTCTGGGGGAGAACCTTTAGTTAGAAAAAAGGATTTAATAAAGCTTGCTAAAGAACATAGCGACTGCTCATTCTTATCCTTTACTAATGCTACTTTAGTGGATGAAGAATTGGCTAAAACTTTAGGTGAAATAGGAAACTTTGGGTTAGCCATTAGTGTAGAAGGATTTGAAGAAGAAACGGATATGCGTAGAGGCAAAGGTACTTACAAGAAAGTTATTGAAGCAATGGATCTATTGAAAAAAGCAGGGGTAGTATTTGGCTTTTCCACTTGTTATCATAGGAATAATACTTATTCTATCGCTACAGAGGAATATATAGATTTTCTTATTGAAAAAGGATGTATGTTTGGTTGGTATTTTACTTATATTCCTATAGGTAAAGATGCGGTAGTAGACCTAATGGTTACTCCAGAACAGAGGGAGTATATGTACCATCAGATTAGATATTTAAGGACTAAAAAACCCATATTCCTTTTGGATTTTTGGAACGATGGAGAGTATGTTCATGGGTGCATTGCTGGTGGTAAAAGATATATTCATATAAATGCAAATGGGGATGTGGAACCATGTGCCTTTATACACTATGCCAATGTCAATATTAAAAATGTTAGTTTAATTGAAGCTCTACAATCACCTTTATTCATGGAGTATAAGGAGAATATGCCTTTTAATAAGAACCATCTAAGACCATGTCCTCTATTAGACAATCCTGAAAAATTAAAGAATATGGTAAACAGATCAAAAGCCTATTCAACTCAACCCATCGATAGAGAGGATGTGGAAGATTTAGTATTAAAAACTGAAGAAGCTGCTAGAGCATGGGCAGAAACAGCCGATAGGCTTTGGAGAAAGCATTTAGAAGAAAAAGAGAAAAAACTTGCAAAGGTATAG
- a CDS encoding TetR/AcrR family transcriptional regulator has translation MPKIVDYELKKKEIVEKAREVFTKYGYINTNLSHISNQCGMGRTTIYQYFSNKDEIFYHTMSHTLENMRTQVRAIAIDEGLTFIDKLKKIVHQLIEESSNNHTFLLLLETWLILKRERNETLEKLKDYIQELKSILEELIKEGIEAKEIKEVDSRSLAETIYTLIETFTLQRTSNILDLNKKLESFNILIDGLKA, from the coding sequence TTGCCTAAGATAGTTGATTATGAATTAAAAAAGAAGGAGATAGTTGAAAAGGCTAGAGAAGTATTTACAAAATATGGATACATAAATACAAATCTTTCTCATATTTCTAATCAATGTGGCATGGGTAGAACTACTATTTATCAATACTTTTCAAATAAGGATGAAATATTCTATCATACTATGAGCCATACTCTAGAAAATATGAGAACACAGGTAAGAGCTATAGCTATAGATGAAGGATTGACTTTCATTGACAAATTAAAAAAGATAGTTCATCAGTTAATTGAAGAAAGCAGTAACAACCATACTTTTTTGCTATTATTAGAAACTTGGCTCATATTAAAAAGGGAAAGAAATGAAACTTTGGAGAAATTAAAGGACTATATTCAGGAACTAAAATCCATATTAGAGGAACTAATAAAGGAGGGAATTGAGGCTAAAGAAATTAAAGAAGTAGACAGTAGAAGTTTAGCTGAAACCATCTATACGCTTATTGAGACTTTTACATTACAGAGGACTTCCAATATCTTAGACTTGAATAAAAAATTAGAATCCTTCAATATACTAATAGATGGTTTAAAAGCTTAG
- the thiI gene encoding tRNA uracil 4-sulfurtransferase ThiI: MDRVLSISFGEIALKGKNRKYFEDKLISRIKMAIKDMEYEKIYREQGKIYIETLDNLEVMIDKLKKVFGIVYICPCLRVEKDMGKIEEAVIKAMVEKKANVTVKTFKVITNRVDKTFPIKSPEISKQMGGVVLKNIEDMQVDLHNPDTYLFIDIKQKAYIYTDRVEGYGGLPVGVNGKGLLLLSGGIDSPVAGFLMAKRGLEISGIHFHSYPFTSERAEEKVKNLAKILSTYTGRLKLYSVNILEIQKELNAKCPEDEMTILSRRFMMRIAEKVAIKENLDVLITGESLGQVASQTVQGLTVTNAAVNMPILRPLIGMDKVEIIELAKEIKTYETSILPYDDCCTLFLPKHPVTKPKLSDIGRSEENIDIDLLVNNALENMKVYYID, encoded by the coding sequence ATGGACAGAGTTCTTAGCATAAGTTTTGGAGAAATAGCATTAAAAGGAAAAAATAGAAAGTACTTTGAAGACAAATTGATTTCAAGAATTAAAATGGCAATTAAGGATATGGAGTATGAGAAGATTTATCGAGAGCAAGGGAAAATATATATAGAAACTTTAGATAACCTTGAAGTCATGATTGATAAACTTAAAAAGGTGTTTGGAATCGTATATATTTGCCCTTGCTTAAGAGTAGAAAAAGATATGGGAAAAATAGAAGAAGCAGTAATAAAAGCAATGGTAGAAAAAAAGGCAAATGTAACTGTAAAGACTTTCAAAGTAATAACCAATAGGGTTGATAAGACTTTCCCAATAAAATCTCCAGAAATCTCTAAGCAAATGGGAGGAGTAGTACTAAAAAATATTGAAGATATGCAGGTGGATTTGCATAATCCAGATACCTATCTATTCATAGATATAAAACAAAAGGCATATATTTATACTGACAGGGTAGAAGGCTATGGCGGACTGCCTGTTGGCGTTAATGGCAAAGGATTATTGCTGCTATCTGGAGGTATTGATAGTCCAGTGGCAGGATTTTTAATGGCAAAAAGGGGATTAGAGATTAGCGGAATTCATTTTCATAGTTATCCTTTTACTAGTGAAAGGGCGGAAGAAAAGGTTAAAAATTTAGCTAAAATTTTGAGCACATATACGGGAAGATTAAAATTGTATAGCGTCAATATATTGGAAATTCAAAAGGAATTAAATGCTAAATGTCCTGAAGATGAGATGACCATACTTTCTAGAAGGTTCATGATGAGAATTGCTGAAAAAGTTGCTATAAAGGAGAATTTAGATGTATTGATAACGGGAGAAAGTTTAGGTCAAGTGGCAAGCCAGACTGTCCAAGGATTAACGGTAACTAATGCAGCGGTTAATATGCCTATATTAAGGCCTTTAATAGGAATGGATAAAGTGGAAATAATAGAATTAGCCAAGGAAATTAAAACTTATGAAACATCCATATTACCTTATGATGATTGCTGTACTTTATTCTTGCCTAAACATCCAGTAACCAAGCCCAAGCTGTCTGATATAGGAAGGTCGGAAGAGAATATCGATATAGATTTATTGGTGAACAATGCCCTTGAAAATATGAAGGTTTATTATATAGATTAA
- a CDS encoding cysteine desulfurase family protein, with the protein MNIYLDNCSTTKPREEVIEEMVHFLRDEFANPSSLHRLGFNVEKKIEKARENIANFLNVKKDEIYFTSGGTESNNMAIQSVINKYNRFGKHIITSTIEHSSVLNVLKHYEENGYDITYLEVDNRGFISLEQLKDSLRDDTILISIMFVNNEIGTIQPIWEIKKLLTERKLKALLHVDGVQAFGKIPIKLKEWKVDTFSFSGHKIHGPKGVGGLYVRNELKLNPIIYGGNQERGFRSGTENVPGIMGLNKAVEIMRDNFYKEREHVRNVKAYFVKRLIDEIENIHINTPLDDNSSPYILNVSFEYVRGEVLLHYLEDKGIYVSTSSACSSKGTEKSHVLKALGLPDRAIEGTIRFCFSYDNTIEDMEYTVKILKDSVEEIRQITMR; encoded by the coding sequence TTGAATATCTATTTAGATAACTGTTCTACCACTAAACCAAGGGAAGAAGTAATCGAAGAAATGGTACATTTTTTAAGGGATGAATTTGCTAATCCTTCATCCTTACATAGACTTGGTTTTAATGTGGAAAAGAAGATAGAAAAGGCAAGAGAAAACATTGCAAATTTCTTGAATGTAAAAAAAGATGAGATATATTTTACTTCTGGTGGAACTGAAAGCAATAATATGGCCATTCAAAGCGTAATTAATAAGTATAATAGGTTTGGCAAACACATTATTACATCAACAATAGAACATTCTTCAGTATTAAATGTATTAAAACATTATGAAGAAAATGGATATGATATTACCTATTTGGAGGTTGATAATAGAGGTTTTATATCTTTAGAGCAGTTAAAAGATAGCCTTAGAGATGATACCATACTGATTTCAATAATGTTCGTGAATAATGAGATTGGTACCATTCAGCCTATTTGGGAAATAAAAAAGTTGCTTACGGAAAGGAAATTAAAGGCTCTATTACACGTAGATGGAGTTCAAGCTTTTGGAAAAATCCCCATTAAATTAAAAGAATGGAAAGTAGACACTTTTAGTTTTAGTGGGCACAAGATTCATGGGCCAAAGGGCGTTGGAGGCTTATATGTCAGGAATGAGTTGAAATTAAATCCTATTATATATGGAGGAAATCAGGAGAGGGGATTTCGTTCAGGTACGGAAAATGTACCTGGCATAATGGGACTAAATAAAGCTGTGGAGATAATGAGAGATAATTTCTACAAGGAAAGGGAGCATGTGAGAAATGTAAAAGCCTATTTTGTTAAACGCTTAATAGATGAGATAGAAAATATCCATATAAATACCCCATTAGATGACAATTCTTCCCCCTATATACTAAATGTATCTTTTGAATATGTTAGAGGGGAAGTATTATTACATTATTTAGAAGACAAGGGCATATATGTTTCTACTAGTTCTGCTTGTTCTTCAAAGGGCACGGAAAAAAGCCATGTACTCAAAGCTCTAGGACTTCCTGATAGGGCTATTGAGGGAACCATTAGATTTTGCTTTTCCTATGACAATACAATAGAAGATATGGAGTATACAGTTAAAATACTTAAAGATTCAGTAGAAGAAATTAGACAAATAACTATGAGGTGA